Proteins co-encoded in one Plasmodium berghei ANKA genome assembly, chromosome: 11 genomic window:
- a CDS encoding AN1-type zinc finger protein, putative yields MAHFSNFIQKCQFEGCRYHDFLPHKCEYCELMFCELHKKAQDHVCSKLKHSDLKKVILCEYCNAVIPDEEEDIKWHLIHKCTYIKKTNKPKICDKEKCKTVLNDINSYFCKQCKKTFCLPHRYDFTHKCISDNKYKKGFFENIFKKEDRESDKYYKKSNRKIKKKWCSIQ; encoded by the exons atggCTCATTTTTCCAATTTCATTCAAAAATGCCAATTCGAAGGGTGTAGATATCATGATTTTCTTCCACACAAATGTGAATATTGTGAATTAATg tttTGCGAGTTACATAAAAAAGCACAAGACCATGTATGCTCTAAATTAAAACACTCTGATTTGAAAAAAGTTATTTTATGTGAATACTGCAATGCAGTAATTCCTGAT gaaGAAGAAGATATAAAATGGCATTTAATTCATAAGTGCacttatataaaaaaaacaaataaaccaaaaatatgtgataaagaaaaatgtaaaacg GTTTTGAATGACATTAATAGCTATTTTTGTAAGCAATGTAAAAAGACTTTTTGTTTGCCTCATCGATATGATTTTACCCATAAATGCATTTCTGAtaacaaatataagaaGGGTTTTTTTGAAA atatttttaaaaaagaagatcGCGAATCGGataaatattacaaaaaatctaatagaaaaataaag AAAAAATGGTGTTCAATACAGTAA